In Mycoplasmopsis cynos, the following are encoded in one genomic region:
- a CDS encoding CNNM domain-containing protein, producing MELPIGQLIGILITIFILFILSAIYSGCETAYSSFSGVKIHEMLENKEKSSKLIERHHKRYNRILTTILIGNNLVNVATSTITAYLISKVIYEERIAIIVSTAVVTPLLVLFGEITPKLIAKQYPKQYLQCFGWYIDLNYWIFWILTWPITKLSKKVYVTNSEDDLKTIINLAQKEGVLQTGESILAQKALDLDSTKVSSHYIKLKDVTSIKFKANIQEALDIFKETNYSRLPIEKDGQLIGILLLKDIFYLKRGKIINYMKLVPTVSANSILSSALEKMRSARAQMAFVTENNNGSEIIGIITIEDIVEEIIGEIYDEYDDEEKIYEISLEKSRVEDDVIMWDLFKQLEIDESLLEDSEEDLSLAKFLILKTKKTKLYKNTRYVLKNKVAFKVLESNLKNKKAIIEVSKL from the coding sequence ATGGAACTTCCCATAGGACAGCTGATCGGTATCCTTATCACAATTTTTATTTTATTTATACTAAGCGCTATTTATAGTGGTTGCGAAACTGCTTATTCATCTTTTTCAGGTGTTAAAATTCACGAAATGTTAGAAAATAAGGAGAAATCATCCAAATTAATAGAAAGACATCATAAACGCTATAATCGAATTTTAACTACCATTTTAATCGGAAATAATTTAGTTAATGTAGCAACCTCAACAATTACTGCATATTTAATTAGTAAAGTAATCTATGAAGAAAGAATAGCGATTATTGTTTCAACTGCAGTTGTTACACCTTTACTTGTGCTATTTGGCGAAATAACACCTAAATTAATAGCTAAACAATATCCAAAACAATATTTACAATGTTTTGGATGATATATTGATTTAAACTATTGAATATTTTGAATATTAACTTGGCCGATTACAAAGCTTTCTAAAAAGGTTTATGTTACTAACTCAGAAGATGATTTAAAAACAATTATTAATCTGGCTCAGAAAGAAGGTGTTTTGCAAACTGGTGAAAGTATTCTGGCTCAAAAAGCATTAGATCTTGACTCAACAAAAGTATCTTCACATTATATTAAATTAAAAGATGTAACCTCAATAAAATTTAAAGCGAATATTCAAGAAGCCTTAGATATTTTTAAAGAAACAAATTATTCAAGACTCCCGATAGAGAAAGATGGACAACTAATTGGGATATTATTATTAAAAGATATTTTTTATCTTAAAAGAGGTAAAATCATTAATTATATGAAGTTGGTTCCGACTGTTTCAGCTAATTCAATTTTATCTAGTGCCTTAGAAAAAATGCGTTCAGCAAGAGCTCAAATGGCATTCGTGACTGAAAATAATAATGGTTCAGAAATAATTGGAATTATAACCATTGAAGACATTGTTGAAGAAATAATTGGTGAAATATATGATGAATATGATGATGAAGAAAAGATCTATGAAATTTCATTAGAAAAGTCAAGGGTTGAAGATGATGTTATTATGTGAGATCTCTTTAAGCAACTAGAAATTGATGAGTCGCTATTAGAAGATTCAGAAGAAGATCTAAGCCTAGCTAAATTCTTAATTCTTAAGACTAAAAAAACAAAATTATATAAAAATACTCGTTATGTTTTAAAAAATAAAGTAGCATTCAAAGTGCTTGAAAGTAACCTTAAAAATAAAAAAGCGATCATTGAAGTTTCTAAACTTTAA
- a CDS encoding ZIP family metal transporter yields the protein MQWVTNLYLSINNSINIGWLSQIILILIFLGAMLCVPIFIGLFFPIIGRNFKKSYSIYIHAFSTGFFLVLATFGFLRESLESASLFAFAKKGADVSQYTIYAYNILLIISGLIIGLIFSFVVKFVISYKLNKKLLGSKQLSSFIHEHTIEEGHSHNHLHAHDVVISNSQDRIEIVDQTLFKKTESKLKIIALLLLLTHRIPEGLLLGYNLSLFIPNDSGEAFFSITTAYFLSLVLHLIPEEVIFYVRLKDAGFSPIKALLLSFLGLSLFLPFMIIGMFVGSIINDAGKAIMFAAIGGIFLFTALVEFFPEIYHINFNKKKWIFTLIVLFLGILVAAFILSFHSHSHIHP from the coding sequence ATGCAATGAGTTACAAATCTATACTTATCTATTAATAATTCGATAAATATTGGATGATTATCACAAATAATTCTTATCTTAATTTTTTTAGGGGCAATGTTATGTGTCCCAATCTTTATAGGATTATTTTTCCCGATAATCGGAAGAAACTTTAAAAAAAGTTATAGCATCTATATTCATGCTTTTTCAACAGGATTTTTCTTAGTTTTAGCTACTTTCGGATTTTTAAGAGAATCATTAGAAAGTGCTAGTTTATTTGCCTTTGCAAAAAAAGGAGCAGACGTTTCTCAATATACAATCTATGCATACAATATATTATTAATCATAAGTGGATTGATTATCGGTTTGATATTTTCATTTGTTGTTAAATTTGTTATCTCTTATAAATTAAATAAGAAACTTTTAGGCTCAAAACAATTAAGTTCTTTTATTCATGAACATACCATCGAAGAGGGACATTCTCATAATCATTTACATGCTCATGATGTCGTTATATCAAATAGTCAAGATCGAATTGAAATAGTTGATCAAACATTGTTTAAAAAAACTGAATCCAAACTAAAAATAATTGCTTTATTATTACTTTTAACTCATAGAATCCCAGAAGGATTATTATTAGGATATAACCTTAGTTTATTTATTCCAAACGATTCAGGTGAAGCGTTCTTTTCTATAACAACTGCCTATTTTCTTTCATTAGTATTACATTTAATTCCAGAAGAAGTCATCTTTTATGTTAGATTAAAAGATGCAGGATTTAGCCCGATAAAAGCACTTTTATTATCATTTCTAGGTTTGTCATTATTCTTACCTTTTATGATTATCGGAATGTTTGTGGGTTCAATTATTAATGATGCTGGAAAAGCAATAATGTTTGCAGCAATTGGAGGAATTTTCTTATTTACTGCATTAGTTGAATTCTTCCCTGAAATTTATCACATTAATTTCAATAAAAAGAAATGAATTTTCACACTTATTGTGTTATTTTTAGGAATTTTAGTTGCTGCATTTATTTTGTCATTCCATTCACACTCTCATATTCACCCTTAG
- a CDS encoding DnaB-like helicase C-terminal domain-containing protein has translation MSKNKKNFNKYHNFEFSLLNQVNENTLFKDNLAEQTVLNLMMLDSEKQQLASQYLSSEYFFFSSNRQLFEFIKEKRNKTISGMGVFHDFYEIKTFIENDETKNKYPLVTVKLINEINTLFVNEDNFLANVEHLIELNKLRNLEVFYQVSLNSLSHNKEITWTNSIQDFETFLEENFSNSLHNSSFVSFKKATDEFESLIEKGRRNEIPEGLKTGFNTLDNLLKGLKAGQLVILAARPGVGKTALALNIAKNITQEETINSNHEIIRPYSCAFISLEMPYMELTLRLYSSMSNIPLAKLQKPSLLDSTEMTSLRSTIATNKDLTNLYLDDNTSSKISDIIWKIRQLNKEIPGGLQLIVIDYLQLISGSEFSGNRQNEIAQISRSLKLLALDLKIPIIALSQLSRTVETRENKRPQLSDLRESGAIEQDADIVIFLSRNILHKKTNNENEFIENHSITEVTIAKNRNGQVGYGEMLYDGKIVTFWEETK, from the coding sequence ATGTCAAAAAATAAAAAAAATTTTAATAAATATCATAACTTCGAATTCTCTTTATTAAATCAAGTAAATGAAAATACTTTATTTAAAGATAATTTAGCTGAACAAACTGTTTTAAATCTAATGATGTTAGATAGCGAAAAACAACAATTAGCTTCTCAATATCTTTCTAGTGAATATTTCTTTTTTTCATCTAATAGACAACTTTTTGAATTTATTAAAGAAAAAAGAAACAAAACAATTAGTGGAATGGGAGTTTTTCATGACTTTTATGAAATTAAAACTTTTATAGAAAATGATGAAACTAAAAATAAATATCCTCTCGTTACTGTTAAATTAATAAATGAAATAAATACATTATTTGTTAATGAAGACAACTTTTTAGCAAATGTTGAACACTTAATTGAACTTAATAAACTTAGAAATTTAGAAGTATTTTACCAAGTTTCATTAAATTCTTTATCTCATAATAAAGAAATAACCTGAACAAACTCAATTCAAGACTTCGAAACATTTTTAGAAGAAAACTTTTCTAATTCACTACACAATAGTTCTTTTGTTAGTTTTAAAAAAGCTACTGATGAATTCGAATCACTAATCGAAAAAGGACGTAGAAACGAAATCCCAGAAGGACTTAAAACTGGCTTTAATACTTTAGATAATTTATTAAAAGGATTAAAAGCGGGGCAATTAGTTATTTTAGCTGCTAGACCTGGTGTCGGAAAAACTGCTCTTGCTTTAAATATTGCAAAAAACATTACGCAAGAAGAAACAATTAATTCAAATCATGAAATTATTAGACCATATAGCTGTGCTTTTATTTCTTTAGAAATGCCTTATATGGAATTAACTTTACGGTTATATTCATCAATGAGTAATATTCCTTTAGCTAAACTTCAAAAACCTTCTTTATTAGATAGCACAGAAATGACTTCATTAAGATCAACAATTGCCACTAATAAAGATCTTACTAATCTTTATTTAGATGATAATACTTCAAGTAAAATTTCTGATATTATTTGAAAAATTAGACAACTAAATAAAGAAATTCCAGGTGGATTACAATTAATTGTGATTGACTATTTGCAATTAATTAGTGGAAGTGAATTTAGTGGTAATCGTCAAAATGAAATTGCTCAAATTTCAAGATCACTAAAATTACTTGCTCTTGATCTTAAAATACCTATTATTGCATTATCACAATTATCAAGAACCGTCGAGACAAGAGAGAATAAAAGACCACAATTAAGTGATTTAAGAGAATCAGGAGCCATTGAACAAGATGCTGATATAGTTATATTTCTAAGTAGAAACATCCTTCATAAAAAAACAAATAATGAAAATGAATTTATTGAAAATCATAGTATCACAGAAGTAACAATAGCCAAGAACCGTAACGGACAGGTTGGTTATGGTGAAATGTTATATGATGGTAAAATAGTTACATTTTGAGAAGAAACAAAATAA
- a CDS encoding DHH family phosphoesterase, with protein MFKNHKMWLIILLVCLMSMLFISFIIAFMILDNNKVVSALLAIGILIILLIAVLLGFIAIVQFSQSRELIKNSFNGFIEEIMTKNNIGVCVYDTKQEIVWSSNFIKSTFGRSFIGLKVIDVLLKIDKNHNVNTNNNNQTHFEFQYKEKNYEVQSWPLSNLILIRDITAEAIYKIHTRDQMPVIGEIEIDNLQLYQSILSEEQLFTINKVVIDAINEYTEKYNLIYRQYTNGKFLIFTNEHSLNELIKNSFDLFLQIKNRVNDASFNKISISGGFAYGWTSLKKKIEQAKKALVQSQSRGGDQITIYSNVQPPIFLGSNTEILTDNNRTKIKGVARNLEKRLIDPIIDKVFIYGHKWADLDAFGAAYGIYEIAKAFDKEAYIVLETYDNTVAQLVKDVEKNNPDIFIKSNYALKITNTNSLIVFVDIADPQRTDNTNAINEVKRDNIFVFDHHRLGKPIDFAPKINCYVETISSSACEIVTEIMTFLEHRINITNKCAQLLLNGIYLDTIQFSKSVTPRTFDAASWLETRGGNSLKSGELLKFDEETNEKINKILENTLEVKKGFFLAYSDIEATNDEISIAANEILKIKGRVASFVVARLENTYTYKLSARGIETNVQIICEAVGGGGHFSIAAAYSDEKLEIFVDNIKHAITTLGRQINNESNTN; from the coding sequence ATGTTTAAAAATCATAAAATGTGGTTGATTATATTGCTAGTATGTTTAATGTCAATGCTTTTTATTAGCTTTATTATTGCGTTTATGATACTCGATAATAACAAAGTTGTTTCGGCATTATTGGCGATAGGTATTTTAATAATACTTTTAATTGCAGTTTTATTAGGTTTCATTGCTATTGTGCAGTTTTCGCAATCTAGAGAGTTGATTAAAAACTCCTTCAATGGTTTTATTGAAGAAATAATGACTAAAAACAATATTGGAGTTTGTGTCTATGATACAAAGCAAGAAATAGTTTGATCAAGTAATTTTATTAAAAGCACATTCGGACGAAGTTTTATAGGCTTAAAAGTTATTGATGTTTTATTAAAAATCGATAAAAACCATAATGTTAATACAAATAATAATAATCAAACACATTTTGAATTTCAATATAAAGAAAAAAATTATGAAGTTCAATCATGACCCCTAAGTAATTTAATTTTAATCAGAGATATAACAGCAGAAGCAATTTATAAAATTCACACAAGAGATCAAATGCCTGTTATTGGCGAAATTGAAATTGACAACTTACAACTTTATCAATCAATTTTGTCAGAAGAACAACTTTTTACCATCAATAAAGTCGTCATTGATGCAATTAATGAATATACTGAGAAATACAATTTAATTTATCGTCAATATACTAATGGTAAATTTTTGATTTTTACAAATGAACATAGTTTAAATGAATTAATTAAAAATAGCTTTGATTTATTCTTACAAATAAAAAATAGAGTAAACGATGCTTCATTTAACAAGATCTCAATTAGTGGAGGATTCGCTTATGGATGAACTTCATTAAAGAAGAAAATTGAACAAGCTAAAAAAGCATTGGTTCAATCCCAATCTAGAGGTGGAGATCAAATAACAATTTATTCAAATGTTCAACCTCCTATTTTCCTTGGTTCAAATACTGAAATCTTAACCGATAATAATAGAACAAAAATCAAAGGTGTTGCTAGAAATCTAGAAAAAAGACTAATTGATCCAATAATTGATAAAGTTTTTATATATGGTCACAAATGAGCAGATCTTGATGCTTTTGGAGCTGCTTATGGAATTTATGAAATCGCAAAAGCATTCGATAAAGAGGCATATATTGTTCTAGAAACATATGATAATACTGTAGCTCAATTAGTAAAAGATGTTGAAAAAAATAATCCAGATATCTTTATAAAATCTAACTATGCACTCAAAATCACTAATACTAATAGCTTAATTGTTTTTGTTGATATAGCTGATCCGCAAAGAACTGATAACACTAACGCAATAAATGAAGTGAAACGTGATAACATATTTGTTTTTGATCATCATCGGCTTGGAAAACCAATTGATTTTGCTCCAAAAATAAATTGTTACGTAGAAACGATTTCATCAAGCGCCTGCGAAATCGTGACAGAAATAATGACATTCTTAGAACATCGAATTAACATAACTAATAAATGTGCACAATTACTGTTAAATGGAATTTATTTAGACACCATTCAATTTTCGAAATCAGTTACTCCAAGAACTTTCGATGCTGCTTCATGATTAGAAACTCGTGGTGGTAACTCATTAAAAAGTGGTGAATTATTAAAATTTGATGAAGAAACAAATGAAAAAATTAACAAAATTCTAGAAAATACCTTGGAAGTTAAAAAAGGATTTTTCTTAGCTTATTCTGATATTGAAGCAACAAATGATGAAATTTCAATTGCAGCAAATGAAATTCTTAAAATAAAAGGAAGAGTAGCATCATTCGTTGTTGCTAGATTAGAAAACACCTACACATATAAATTGAGCGCTCGTGGTATTGAAACGAATGTACAAATCATTTGCGAAGCAGTTGGAGGTGGAGGACACTTCAGTATAGCAGCTGCATATAGCGATGAAAAGCTTGAAATATTCGTTGATAACATCAAGCATGCTATCACAACATTAGGGAGACAAATTAATAATGAAAGTAATACTAATTAA
- a CDS encoding YebC/PmpR family DNA-binding transcriptional regulator: MAGHSHSANIAHRKGAQDAARGKIFQKLSKEIFVAASSGPDPDMNPALKLAIAKAKSKNMPKDNIERAIAKAKGSKNSDTYTELTFNATVSGGATFIVVTLSDNVNRVKSNIQSYFNKQNATLGKTGQIPFAFDKKGIIEISKELVSEEDLMMIALENNVENIENETESFVILCAPEDFSTLKNAIETKLKIDNFIQCEVTYIPNMYVEYEEEKEKKLLDFVEKLKDDDDVQDVYHNIEIKTI, translated from the coding sequence ATGGCAGGACATTCACATTCAGCAAATATTGCTCACCGTAAAGGTGCTCAAGATGCAGCAAGAGGAAAAATTTTCCAAAAGCTCTCAAAAGAAATATTTGTAGCAGCTTCTTCTGGACCAGATCCAGATATGAACCCAGCTTTAAAATTAGCTATTGCAAAGGCAAAATCAAAAAATATGCCAAAAGATAACATAGAAAGAGCTATTGCAAAGGCAAAAGGTTCAAAAAATTCTGATACTTATACTGAATTAACATTTAATGCAACTGTAAGTGGTGGTGCTACATTCATTGTTGTTACATTAAGTGATAATGTAAATAGAGTAAAGTCAAACATTCAATCATATTTTAATAAACAAAATGCCACACTTGGCAAGACTGGTCAAATTCCATTTGCATTCGATAAAAAAGGAATTATTGAAATTTCAAAGGAATTAGTTTCTGAAGAAGACTTAATGATGATTGCTTTAGAAAATAATGTTGAAAATATTGAAAATGAAACTGAATCATTTGTTATATTATGTGCTCCAGAGGACTTTAGTACTTTAAAAAACGCAATTGAAACTAAATTAAAAATTGATAATTTTATTCAATGCGAAGTTACATATATACCAAATATGTATGTTGAATACGAGGAAGAAAAAGAAAAAAAATTACTTGATTTTGTTGAAAAACTTAAGGATGATGATGATGTTCAAGATGTTTATCATAATATAGAAATTAAAACCATTTAA
- a CDS encoding ECF transporter S component yields the protein MKRIAKKIIKLNFQEINLLPKWTIRKMVFVAILIAISVSFVIVVVQIIPLAVIPSFKFSFIGLPIKITGFIFGPIIGLFVGLISDLLSILFIPPAGYHPLYTLATALNGFIPGIFGLYFTQVLRTAFSSKYKIQRITQKISILGIKYNAAKLNYDYKLADKYAIKIIKLDNKKIYIKENETFNALKNINLIVSVIVLCFVFGIVVTLVHLTPQNILDRSFISNKKILLVLMSLGIVSMVLFIIFSRFKLKSKFFLTIAPIISFSAVLELVNVPILSYADLLSIGGGDKNNIYIWVTQHILLSPIKIWFNVFVVFFSYSIVYKLINKNEALSYK from the coding sequence ATGAAAAGAATAGCTAAGAAAATAATAAAATTAAATTTTCAAGAAATAAATTTATTACCAAAATGAACAATTAGAAAAATGGTGTTTGTTGCTATATTAATAGCCATTTCAGTAAGTTTTGTTATTGTTGTTGTTCAAATTATACCACTTGCAGTTATTCCTTCATTTAAGTTTTCCTTTATTGGATTGCCGATAAAAATAACCGGTTTTATCTTTGGGCCAATTATTGGTTTATTTGTTGGATTAATTAGCGATTTATTATCAATATTATTTATTCCTCCTGCTGGATATCATCCTTTATATACCTTAGCTACTGCTTTAAATGGATTTATTCCAGGAATATTCGGTTTATATTTTACTCAAGTTTTAAGAACTGCTTTTAGTTCTAAATATAAAATTCAAAGAATAACTCAAAAGATTTCAATTTTAGGAATTAAATATAATGCTGCTAAACTTAATTATGATTATAAGTTAGCTGATAAATATGCAATTAAAATTATTAAATTAGATAATAAAAAAATATATATTAAAGAAAATGAGACATTTAATGCATTAAAAAATATTAATTTAATTGTTTCAGTTATTGTGCTTTGTTTTGTGTTCGGGATTGTTGTAACATTAGTTCATTTAACACCGCAAAATATTTTAGATAGATCATTTATTAGTAATAAAAAAATTTTATTAGTGTTGATGAGCTTAGGAATTGTTTCAATGGTTTTATTTATTATCTTTTCTAGATTTAAACTTAAATCAAAATTCTTTTTAACTATTGCTCCAATAATTTCTTTTAGTGCCGTTTTAGAGTTGGTGAATGTACCTATTTTATCTTATGCTGATTTGCTTTCTATTGGTGGTGGTGATAAAAATAATATTTATATTTGAGTTACTCAACATATCTTATTAAGTCCGATTAAGATATGATTTAATGTTTTTGTTGTTTTCTTTTCTTATTCTATCGTGTATAAATTAATTAATAAAAATGAGGCGTTATCATATAAGTAA
- the rplI gene encoding 50S ribosomal protein L9: MKVILIKDCKDGKQNTIIEVSGGYGTNFLIKKGFAVPYNEQTLSQLNKRLDTLSADEHENRSNALNLKEKLEEITLKFELTSNIDSNGNLNVHGSVSTKDVDKKLKELGYNLSKHSLQKIHLISHGTHEVNVSLYKDIEAKLKIEINVTNVKK, translated from the coding sequence ATGAAAGTAATACTAATTAAAGATTGTAAAGATGGAAAACAAAATACTATCATAGAAGTTTCAGGTGGATATGGAACAAACTTTTTAATCAAAAAGGGTTTTGCTGTTCCGTATAATGAGCAAACACTTAGTCAATTAAATAAAAGGCTTGACACTCTTTCAGCTGATGAACATGAAAATAGATCAAATGCTCTTAACTTAAAAGAAAAACTAGAAGAAATCACCCTTAAATTTGAACTTACCTCAAACATAGATTCAAACGGAAATCTAAATGTGCATGGTTCAGTTTCAACAAAAGATGTTGATAAAAAACTAAAAGAACTTGGTTATAATCTCTCAAAACATTCACTTCAAAAGATTCATCTAATTTCACATGGAACTCATGAAGTAAATGTTAGTCTTTACAAAGATATCGAAGCAAAATTAAAAATAGAAATCAATGTTACAAATGTCAAAAAATAA
- a CDS encoding MAG1360 family OppF-related protein, whose amino-acid sequence MKIQNFLKISNIFEKFEKKKFSFWSKSHFEPLEHYINIPELYLDKQSTAFYISSKNKNLNFNNIWNSIMNNKNSSLFYKTVKNNKENYTANKSEILKKIAFINLSEYDKNNDGLPFIEIWNTCIKSYETIKKHYDLSIFNKDFELTMKNSLFSKITFYSQQLHSVNLSYQKVFDSIFLEYSEKISHNNDVKIIESFASVVYDVVTDYKNVMADHLVRFLKDLKTNHFRLLEEYEKSDFNISKKIIEQNRLALKYMKEINNSSIQQVSIAIKKRDILQEISFYSSYRKKLTKKNVYYIKSIIKKLTGEKKNLKIMLKNLINDDIKWLEVYKNLLIKRKLIKFWKKHIHNVVYLKNNMIFDLENFVDQEVKIFSESRFFPILKSNKDKRYKLSRIRQIINYEFDIPIDFYTSESYKTDKSIEKEMNILLKKKDKIDKLVFVKKDTLNEPSKIFNFEQSIKLAQAEVKWSDESQNKLFSLFLSNKEIKVSRLEKNIKSYKKTVAPLLNYFESVISSHENAKQLLELETVKDIKSFRKLFAFKEWSLNLLINLSRYTSSKSSVSKKLEIDYLAALEFIRLYESLSINIEKMFLPYKKLKLGEKFKLKFVKYHLNGAKFLFVQDDNSISYEEKKEILRTLGNISKSFSSSFIFITDDLKIINELFEEVYFFDDFKLLEWGSKNEIQKLPVNPTIAKLYNPEIKIPNFNDYYKNNDYYINDSYIQVKNKNHFISSSLHDYEYWLSKKYLDTKEDPHNKTGKSLCKNNTKRFIANHIKGYFDDVEIYLDDVNSNYYENFNLNDNFLMNDYLNHIEVVTKESSKTASDEELQNIF is encoded by the coding sequence ATGAAGATTCAAAATTTCCTAAAAATTTCAAATATTTTTGAAAAATTTGAAAAGAAAAAATTTTCATTTTGATCTAAAAGTCATTTTGAACCATTAGAACATTATATTAATATTCCTGAGCTTTACTTAGATAAGCAAAGCACAGCATTTTATATTTCTTCTAAAAATAAAAATCTTAATTTTAATAATATTTGAAATTCTATAATGAATAACAAAAACTCAAGTTTATTTTATAAAACTGTGAAAAATAACAAAGAAAATTACACAGCAAATAAAAGTGAGATTTTAAAAAAGATTGCTTTTATAAATTTGAGTGAGTATGATAAAAATAATGATGGATTACCTTTTATTGAAATATGAAATACTTGTATTAAAAGTTACGAAACAATCAAAAAACATTATGATTTAAGTATCTTTAATAAAGATTTTGAACTAACAATGAAAAATTCATTGTTCTCAAAAATCACATTCTATTCACAACAATTACATTCAGTTAATTTATCATATCAAAAAGTATTTGATTCTATCTTTCTTGAATATTCTGAAAAAATATCGCATAATAATGATGTTAAAATCATTGAAAGCTTTGCGTCAGTTGTTTATGATGTTGTTACTGATTATAAAAATGTTATGGCAGATCATTTAGTTCGTTTTTTAAAGGATTTAAAAACAAATCATTTTAGATTACTTGAAGAATATGAAAAAAGTGATTTTAATATTTCTAAGAAAATCATTGAACAAAATCGATTAGCTTTAAAGTATATGAAAGAAATAAATAATTCATCAATTCAACAAGTTTCAATTGCTATTAAAAAAAGAGATATTTTACAAGAAATTTCTTTTTATTCATCATATAGAAAAAAACTTACTAAAAAAAATGTTTATTACATAAAATCAATTATTAAAAAACTAACCGGTGAAAAGAAAAATCTTAAAATAATGTTAAAAAATTTAATAAATGATGACATTAAGTGATTAGAAGTTTATAAAAATTTATTAATAAAAAGAAAATTGATTAAGTTTTGAAAAAAACATATACATAATGTGGTTTATTTAAAAAACAATATGATTTTTGATCTTGAAAACTTTGTAGATCAAGAAGTTAAAATATTTTCAGAAAGTAGATTTTTTCCAATTTTAAAAAGTAATAAGGACAAAAGATATAAATTAAGTAGAATAAGACAAATTATTAATTATGAATTTGATATACCAATTGACTTTTACACTTCTGAATCGTATAAGACTGATAAATCTATTGAAAAAGAAATGAATATTTTATTGAAGAAAAAAGACAAGATTGATAAATTAGTTTTTGTAAAAAAAGATACTTTAAATGAACCTTCAAAAATATTTAATTTTGAACAATCTATAAAGCTAGCCCAAGCAGAAGTGAAATGAAGTGATGAATCACAAAATAAATTGTTTAGTTTATTTTTAAGTAATAAAGAAATTAAAGTATCTAGACTAGAAAAAAATATAAAGAGTTATAAAAAAACTGTTGCTCCATTATTAAATTATTTTGAATCAGTAATTTCATCACATGAAAATGCTAAGCAATTATTAGAACTAGAGACAGTAAAAGATATCAAGAGTTTTAGAAAACTTTTTGCTTTTAAAGAGTGGTCATTAAATTTATTAATTAACCTTTCAAGATATACATCGTCAAAATCAAGTGTTTCAAAAAAATTAGAAATCGATTATTTAGCTGCATTAGAATTTATTAGACTTTATGAAAGTTTATCAATTAATATAGAAAAGATGTTTTTGCCTTATAAAAAACTTAAATTAGGTGAAAAATTTAAGCTAAAATTTGTTAAATATCACCTTAATGGTGCTAAGTTTTTATTTGTACAAGATGATAATTCAATTAGTTATGAAGAAAAAAAAGAAATTCTAAGAACTCTAGGGAACATCTCGAAAAGTTTTTCTAGTTCATTTATTTTTATTACTGATGATCTTAAAATAATAAATGAGTTATTTGAAGAAGTTTATTTCTTTGATGATTTTAAACTACTTGAATGAGGTTCAAAGAATGAAATTCAAAAATTGCCTGTTAATCCAACAATAGCTAAATTGTACAATCCAGAAATTAAAATACCTAATTTTAATGACTATTATAAAAACAACGATTATTATATTAATGACAGTTATATTCAAGTAAAAAATAAAAATCATTTTATTAGTTCTAGTTTACATGATTATGAATATTGATTATCTAAAAAATATTTAGATACCAAGGAAGATCCGCACAACAAAACAGGGAAATCATTATGTAAAAACAATACAAAACGTTTTATCGCAAACCACATTAAGGGGTATTTTGATGATGTAGAAATATACCTTGATGATGTTAATAGTAATTATTATGAAAATTTTAATCTTAATGATAATTTTTTAATGAATGATTACCTTAATCACATTGAAGTTGTGACAAAAGAGAGTTCTAAAACAGCTTCTGATGAGGAATTGCAAAATATTTTTTAA